The proteins below come from a single Stigmatopora argus isolate UIUO_Sarg chromosome 11, RoL_Sarg_1.0, whole genome shotgun sequence genomic window:
- the LOC144084462 gene encoding WAS/WASL-interacting protein family member 1-like isoform X2 produces the protein MPAPPPPPPPPAGPPLPPTLALANTERPSRGEQKGRSALLTDICKGSNLKKTVTNDRSGPLLDKPKGGGGGGGGGGGSGGGSGSGGGGGFGGGGAPAGLGGLFAGGMPKLRSASNRDSNDSGPNRGPALPPNRFGGGHSPFGGGSAGPPKLLGAFSPAHGGVPDLPKNRINTSKQDTPLGGPPPIPNTPRPNQNFSPRGGLPPPSLNGGPRSSPLSGPPPPSLPPGRHGPLPPTPGGSSRPSFSPSTNNSRPPLPATPGGRPPLPDDRPPPPPAPIGGHRPSMPRDTPPPPPPAVNTKPLSSISPRSGAGAPPLPPGRPGPPPLPPTPAVGDQHSTPRLPQRNTSLSTSASSPHIRTGPLPPPPNERPPSFGRSQSSGRTGPLPPPPPPSSRNVGSVGLRSSPAHSSISRPGSDSPRGGPGVRPPLPPDRPGTGPGGTSLPQSMGNGFQNSHRNQIHDDWEARFNFHPVSDLPPPEPYQHFHKTYPSKISKNGGGGSGKNERGPPPLPPTHR, from the exons ATGCCTGCTCCGCCcccacctccacctcctcccGCGGGACCCCCTCTTCCTCCCACTCTGGCACTT GCTAACACGGAGAGGCCGAGCCGTGGAGAACAAAAGGGACGCAGTGCTCTGTTGACTGACATCTGTAAGGGATCCAATCTAAAAAAGACTGTCACCAATGACCGCAGTGGACCTCTCCTGGACA AACCCAAAGGtgggggaggaggaggtggaggaggtggaggtTCAGGTGGTGGTTCAGGCTCAGGTGGTGGTGGAGGATTTGGTGGCGGTGGTGCTCCTGCTGGCTTAGGAGGCCTATTTGCGGGCGGGATGCCCAAATTGCGCTCGGCAAGCAACCGAGATTCAAATg ATTCCGGACCAAACAGAGGACCAGCGCTCCCACCAAATCGCTTCGGTGGGGGCCACAGCCCTTTTGGCGGAGGATCTGCTGGTCCTCCAAAACTCCTAGGTGCGTTCTCTCCAGCCCATGGCGGAGTTCCTGATCTTCCCAAGAACCGAATAAACACCTCAAAGCAAGACACTCCTCTGGGCGGCCCACCTCCCATCCCTAACACGCCTCGGCCCAACCAGAACTTCAGTCCTCGAGGGGGACTTCCTCCTCCGTCACTCAATGGGGGACCAAGATCTAGCCCTTTGTCTGGACCGCCACCGCCGAGTCTTCCTCCGGGACGGCATGGGCCCCTGCCTCCCACCCCAGGTGGCTCTTCAAGACCGAGCTTCTCTCCGTCCACAAATAACAGCCGACCGCCCTTACCGGCGACTCCCGGGGGGCGGCCCCCGCTTCCCGATGACCGACCACCACCCCCGCCAGCCCCCATTGGAGGGCACCGACCATCCATGCCCAGAGACACgcccccaccaccacctcccGCTGTCAACACCAAACCACTGTCTTCTATCTCGCCTCGCTCTGGAGCGGGGGcgccccctcttccaccggggAGACCGGGCCCACCTCCATTGCCACCGACACCCGCTGTGGGGGACCAGCACTCCACGCCTCGTCTGCCGCAGAGGAACACTTCACTCAG CACCAGTGCCTCTTCCCCTCATATCCGGACTGgacctcttcctcctccacccAATGAGAGGCCACCATCTTTTGGAAGAAGCCAATCATCAGGCCGTACAG gccctcttcctcctccccctcctccatcGAGCCGCAATGTGGGTAGCGTCGGGCTGAGGTCATCGCCGGCACATTCTTCGATTAGCCGACCGGGCTCAGATTCTCCGCGTGGTGGCCCCGGAGTTAGGCCCCCCTTACCACCGGACAGACCTGGGACGGGACCTGGTGGCACCAGTCTGCCCCAATCCATGGGCAACGGCTTCCAGAACTCACACCGCAATCAGATACATG ATGATTGGGAGGCTCGCTTCAATTTCCATCCTGTCTCGGACCTGCCGCCACCAGAACCCTACCAGCACTTCCACAAGACGTACCCAAGCAAGATCAGCAAGAATGGCGGCGGAG GTTCGGGTAAAAACGAAAGAgggcctcctcctcttcctcccacccACAGGTGA
- the LOC144084462 gene encoding WAS/WASL-interacting protein family member 1-like isoform X1, producing MMAGVKGLRHRFSLPTECKVERSQPTRRKMPAPPPPPPPPAGPPLPPTLALANTERPSRGEQKGRSALLTDICKGSNLKKTVTNDRSGPLLDKPKGGGGGGGGGGGSGGGSGSGGGGGFGGGGAPAGLGGLFAGGMPKLRSASNRDSNDSGPNRGPALPPNRFGGGHSPFGGGSAGPPKLLGAFSPAHGGVPDLPKNRINTSKQDTPLGGPPPIPNTPRPNQNFSPRGGLPPPSLNGGPRSSPLSGPPPPSLPPGRHGPLPPTPGGSSRPSFSPSTNNSRPPLPATPGGRPPLPDDRPPPPPAPIGGHRPSMPRDTPPPPPPAVNTKPLSSISPRSGAGAPPLPPGRPGPPPLPPTPAVGDQHSTPRLPQRNTSLSTSASSPHIRTGPLPPPPNERPPSFGRSQSSGRTGPLPPPPPPSSRNVGSVGLRSSPAHSSISRPGSDSPRGGPGVRPPLPPDRPGTGPGGTSLPQSMGNGFQNSHRNQIHDDWEARFNFHPVSDLPPPEPYQHFHKTYPSKISKNGGGGSGKNERGPPPLPPTHR from the exons ATGATGGCAGGTGTGAAAGGGTTGCGCCACCGATTTTCGCTGCCTACTG AGTGCAAAGTCGAGCGCAGCCAGCCTACACGTAGAAAGATGCCTGCTCCGCCcccacctccacctcctcccGCGGGACCCCCTCTTCCTCCCACTCTGGCACTT GCTAACACGGAGAGGCCGAGCCGTGGAGAACAAAAGGGACGCAGTGCTCTGTTGACTGACATCTGTAAGGGATCCAATCTAAAAAAGACTGTCACCAATGACCGCAGTGGACCTCTCCTGGACA AACCCAAAGGtgggggaggaggaggtggaggaggtggaggtTCAGGTGGTGGTTCAGGCTCAGGTGGTGGTGGAGGATTTGGTGGCGGTGGTGCTCCTGCTGGCTTAGGAGGCCTATTTGCGGGCGGGATGCCCAAATTGCGCTCGGCAAGCAACCGAGATTCAAATg ATTCCGGACCAAACAGAGGACCAGCGCTCCCACCAAATCGCTTCGGTGGGGGCCACAGCCCTTTTGGCGGAGGATCTGCTGGTCCTCCAAAACTCCTAGGTGCGTTCTCTCCAGCCCATGGCGGAGTTCCTGATCTTCCCAAGAACCGAATAAACACCTCAAAGCAAGACACTCCTCTGGGCGGCCCACCTCCCATCCCTAACACGCCTCGGCCCAACCAGAACTTCAGTCCTCGAGGGGGACTTCCTCCTCCGTCACTCAATGGGGGACCAAGATCTAGCCCTTTGTCTGGACCGCCACCGCCGAGTCTTCCTCCGGGACGGCATGGGCCCCTGCCTCCCACCCCAGGTGGCTCTTCAAGACCGAGCTTCTCTCCGTCCACAAATAACAGCCGACCGCCCTTACCGGCGACTCCCGGGGGGCGGCCCCCGCTTCCCGATGACCGACCACCACCCCCGCCAGCCCCCATTGGAGGGCACCGACCATCCATGCCCAGAGACACgcccccaccaccacctcccGCTGTCAACACCAAACCACTGTCTTCTATCTCGCCTCGCTCTGGAGCGGGGGcgccccctcttccaccggggAGACCGGGCCCACCTCCATTGCCACCGACACCCGCTGTGGGGGACCAGCACTCCACGCCTCGTCTGCCGCAGAGGAACACTTCACTCAG CACCAGTGCCTCTTCCCCTCATATCCGGACTGgacctcttcctcctccacccAATGAGAGGCCACCATCTTTTGGAAGAAGCCAATCATCAGGCCGTACAG gccctcttcctcctccccctcctccatcGAGCCGCAATGTGGGTAGCGTCGGGCTGAGGTCATCGCCGGCACATTCTTCGATTAGCCGACCGGGCTCAGATTCTCCGCGTGGTGGCCCCGGAGTTAGGCCCCCCTTACCACCGGACAGACCTGGGACGGGACCTGGTGGCACCAGTCTGCCCCAATCCATGGGCAACGGCTTCCAGAACTCACACCGCAATCAGATACATG ATGATTGGGAGGCTCGCTTCAATTTCCATCCTGTCTCGGACCTGCCGCCACCAGAACCCTACCAGCACTTCCACAAGACGTACCCAAGCAAGATCAGCAAGAATGGCGGCGGAG GTTCGGGTAAAAACGAAAGAgggcctcctcctcttcctcccacccACAGGTGA